A section of the Aneurinibacillus migulanus genome encodes:
- a CDS encoding propanediol/glycerol family dehydratase medium subunit gives MPSTTFTVQMNLTEKEPAKKGYDPHEVVVAVGPAFGGGINKTIVHVDHASVLREVLAGIEEQGVKARVIRSRSTADLAFMGHQAARLSGSGIGIGIQSRGTTVIHQRDLDPLSNLELFPQSPLITLETYRAIGRNAAMYALGESPNPVPVVNDQMARPKYQAVAAILYLKECQELVPDAKPSELNVQISINEQEVL, from the coding sequence ATGCCGTCCACAACTTTTACCGTTCAGATGAATCTGACTGAGAAAGAACCCGCAAAGAAAGGATACGACCCACATGAAGTAGTCGTGGCCGTGGGTCCCGCATTTGGCGGAGGGATAAATAAGACGATTGTCCATGTAGACCATGCGAGCGTATTACGGGAAGTTCTTGCAGGAATTGAAGAGCAGGGGGTAAAGGCTAGAGTGATACGCAGCCGCTCTACTGCAGACCTTGCGTTTATGGGACACCAGGCGGCTAGGCTAAGCGGCTCAGGCATTGGTATTGGCATTCAGTCAAGAGGAACGACGGTTATCCATCAGCGCGATCTTGACCCGTTGAGCAATCTGGAGTTGTTTCCACAATCGCCGTTAATTACGTTGGAGACATACCGGGCGATTGGGCGCAATGCCGCTATGTATGCCCTGGGTGAGAGTCCGAATCCGGTACCGGTCGTCAACGACCAGATGGCTCGCCCGAAATATCAGGCGGTAGCCGCGATTCTTTATTTAAAAGAGTGCCAGGAGCTCGTACCGGATGCAAAACCAAGCGAGCTGAATGTTCAAATCTCTATAAATGAACAGGAGGTGCTGTAA
- a CDS encoding propanediol/glycerol family dehydratase large subunit, which produces MQASQQTKRSGRFRVLESQPINQDGFVTEWPEMGFVAMASPNDPKPSIRVESGKVVELDGKSREQFDMLDQFIADYTLDSTIAEKVMAMDGLDIARKLVDIHVSRSEMIELARGMTPAKVVEVLNHMNVVEMMMALQKMRARKTPSNQCHVTNVRDNPVLMAADAAEAGLRGFDEQETTVGIVRYAPFNALALLIGSQTARGGILTQDALEEATELRLAMLGLTSYAETISIYGTESVFIDGDDTPWSKSFLASAYASRGAKMRFTSGTGSEVQMAGAEGKSMLYLEVRCVMMAKGAGVQGLQNGSISCIGVPAAVPSGLRAVLAENLTTTMFDLEVASGNDQTFSHSPIRRSAKMLCQMLPGTDFIFSGYSAVPNSDNMFAGSNMDTTDMDDYLVLQRDMMVDGGLRPVDEESVIQIRHEAASALQAVFDELGFPAITDEEVESATYANSSEDMPLRNVVDDLKAAERILNEGITGLDVALALEKRGYREIAERIFNMLKQRVAGDYLHTSAIIDKNNIVRSAVNDENDYSGPGTGYRLSPERWEEIKNIRQAISPQDFD; this is translated from the coding sequence ATGCAGGCTTCACAGCAGACAAAGCGTTCTGGACGCTTCCGGGTGCTTGAATCGCAGCCGATTAATCAGGATGGATTTGTTACGGAATGGCCAGAGATGGGATTCGTCGCTATGGCGAGCCCAAATGATCCAAAGCCGTCGATTAGAGTGGAAAGTGGAAAAGTTGTAGAGCTGGACGGAAAGTCGCGGGAGCAATTCGATATGCTAGATCAATTCATTGCCGACTATACGCTGGATTCCACTATAGCTGAAAAAGTAATGGCAATGGATGGGCTTGACATCGCCCGTAAGCTGGTTGACATTCATGTTTCACGCTCTGAAATGATTGAATTGGCACGAGGCATGACACCTGCTAAGGTTGTTGAAGTACTCAATCATATGAATGTAGTGGAAATGATGATGGCGCTGCAAAAAATGAGAGCACGTAAGACGCCATCCAATCAGTGTCATGTGACGAATGTGCGGGACAATCCGGTACTGATGGCCGCTGATGCCGCGGAGGCAGGCTTGCGGGGATTCGATGAGCAGGAGACGACGGTTGGTATTGTGCGTTATGCGCCATTCAATGCACTCGCCCTGCTAATCGGATCGCAAACTGCGCGGGGCGGTATTCTTACGCAGGACGCGCTGGAGGAAGCAACCGAACTGCGCCTTGCGATGCTAGGATTGACCTCCTATGCGGAGACGATATCGATTTACGGAACAGAGTCAGTATTCATCGACGGAGATGATACGCCCTGGTCCAAATCGTTCCTTGCATCGGCATATGCTTCTCGGGGTGCAAAAATGCGCTTTACATCCGGCACAGGATCGGAGGTGCAGATGGCAGGCGCTGAAGGTAAATCGATGCTCTATCTTGAAGTGCGCTGTGTCATGATGGCCAAGGGTGCCGGTGTGCAAGGATTGCAGAACGGTTCCATTAGCTGCATCGGCGTACCGGCTGCTGTGCCGAGCGGACTGAGGGCTGTGTTAGCGGAAAATCTCACTACGACGATGTTCGACTTGGAAGTAGCTTCAGGTAATGATCAAACATTTTCTCATTCTCCAATTCGTCGAAGCGCCAAGATGCTCTGTCAGATGTTACCTGGTACTGATTTCATTTTCTCCGGCTATAGCGCAGTGCCGAACAGTGATAATATGTTTGCTGGTTCGAACATGGATACGACGGACATGGATGATTACCTTGTATTGCAACGGGATATGATGGTGGACGGCGGATTGCGTCCTGTCGATGAAGAAAGCGTAATTCAGATTCGTCATGAGGCAGCCAGTGCACTACAGGCGGTATTCGATGAGCTGGGATTCCCCGCAATTACGGATGAAGAAGTGGAAAGTGCCACGTATGCCAACAGCAGCGAGGATATGCCTTTACGTAATGTTGTGGACGATTTGAAGGCTGCGGAACGAATTTTGAATGAAGGTATCACCGGCCTTGATGTAGCGCTTGCTTTGGAAAAGCGGGGATACCGTGAGATTGCCGAGCGGATATTCAATATGTTGAAGCAGCGTGTGGCTGGAGATTACCTTCACACCTCGGCTATCATCGATAAAAATAACATTGTGCGCAGTGCGGTCAATGATGAGAACGATTACAGCGGTCCTGGTACCGGATACCGTTTGAGTCCGGAAAGATGGGAAGAAATCAAAAACATTCGCCAGGCCATCAGTCCACAGGATTTTGATTGA
- a CDS encoding response regulator transcription factor — protein sequence MNLLIVDDEPLEREVLARIISKGGFTQARCFEAQNGADAVEVARRQTIDLAILDIKMPVMDGLTAAERIRAEQPNCRLIFLTAYEEERFADMGMHEFGIERYLLKPVHPQEIARTLREFLPSPKNGTSLDAEETHPVFKIKSYIKRHLAEELTLESLAELVHLHPQYVSRLFKQKAGLTLTDYIIQIRLEKARRLLAETELSMAQIGELCGFLDPNYFSRLFRKHEGETPTQYRKRRKAMPNLPPYQFQHSLF from the coding sequence ATGAATCTGTTGATTGTGGATGATGAACCATTGGAAAGGGAAGTATTGGCCAGGATAATCTCCAAAGGCGGATTTACACAAGCGCGCTGTTTTGAAGCGCAGAACGGAGCAGACGCAGTGGAGGTAGCTAGGAGACAGACGATTGATCTAGCGATTCTAGATATTAAGATGCCGGTGATGGATGGGTTGACCGCCGCAGAGCGTATCCGTGCAGAACAGCCGAACTGCAGACTCATTTTCCTGACCGCATATGAAGAGGAACGTTTTGCTGATATGGGCATGCATGAGTTTGGTATCGAACGGTATCTGCTAAAACCGGTACATCCCCAAGAGATAGCACGGACGCTGCGTGAGTTTCTACCATCTCCAAAGAACGGGACAAGCTTAGATGCGGAAGAAACACATCCGGTTTTCAAAATTAAATCATATATCAAGCGGCACCTAGCTGAGGAACTGACATTGGAGAGCCTGGCTGAACTCGTTCATCTGCATCCGCAATATGTCAGTCGGCTATTCAAGCAGAAGGCAGGCTTGACACTGACGGATTATATTATTCAAATACGCCTGGAGAAAGCCAGGCGGCTTCTTGCCGAAACGGAACTTTCGATGGCACAAATTGGGGAATTGTGCGGATTTTTGGATCCGAATTATTTTTCCCGCTTGTTTCGTAAACATGAAGGCGAGACCCCAACACAGTACCGCAAGCGCCGGAAAGCGATGCCGAATCTCCCGCCATATCAATTCCAGCATTCACTTTTCTAA
- a CDS encoding sensor histidine kinase, translated as MAALTLHDFVDVGVLQEVQDRFADATGLAVIIGDEKGRPITEPSNFTSFCLYIRSCPEGLARCILSDERVGILAAKDEKPVIHRCHSGLVDLAAPIIHNGQYLGAVLCGQVVMDENEAEQLEMIYGNVRDLPLDRSELFKCLQQVARQDEKKVSAVAELLFITANYIIKMIAAQIAQQELHQKTQKLMEELHVRTELEKTLQDIELKMLQSQMNPHFLFNALNTVSRLAYLEGAEKTQEVTCSLSRILRYNLRKIDKLVPLEEELEYIRHYLFIQQTRYRDHLHFECFVDPKLERLPIPLLTLQPLIENAIVHGFEPEGKRMTIRVRGEIFGHDVRFTVEDNGRGMPDIPLADMLLEAQRERRAGHTTNIGLYNIHRRLQYQFGAGYGITEMKGRPGKGVTITIMLPGGKQYESVDCG; from the coding sequence ATGGCAGCTTTGACGCTTCATGACTTTGTCGATGTAGGAGTGCTTCAAGAGGTACAGGATCGATTCGCCGACGCAACCGGTCTTGCTGTGATTATCGGCGATGAGAAAGGGCGCCCGATTACTGAACCTAGCAATTTCACGTCATTCTGCTTATATATTCGTTCCTGTCCCGAAGGGCTTGCACGCTGTATCCTATCGGATGAAAGAGTGGGGATTCTGGCAGCGAAAGATGAAAAGCCGGTCATCCATCGCTGCCATTCCGGATTGGTCGATCTGGCCGCCCCGATTATACATAATGGCCAGTATCTAGGCGCCGTGCTGTGTGGACAAGTAGTGATGGATGAAAACGAAGCAGAGCAGTTAGAGATGATATATGGGAACGTCCGTGACCTGCCGCTTGATCGGAGCGAACTGTTCAAGTGTCTGCAGCAGGTAGCACGCCAGGATGAGAAAAAAGTTAGCGCTGTCGCCGAACTCCTATTTATCACTGCAAATTATATTATAAAAATGATAGCCGCTCAGATTGCGCAGCAAGAACTTCATCAGAAAACACAAAAACTAATGGAAGAGCTACATGTGCGGACAGAACTCGAAAAAACGCTGCAGGATATTGAATTGAAGATGCTCCAATCCCAAATGAATCCTCATTTTCTATTTAATGCGCTTAACACGGTTTCTCGTCTCGCTTATTTAGAAGGCGCAGAGAAGACTCAGGAAGTCACATGCAGTCTTTCACGGATTTTGCGTTATAATTTACGCAAAATCGATAAGCTCGTTCCTCTGGAAGAAGAATTAGAATATATAAGACACTACTTATTTATCCAGCAAACCCGTTATCGGGATCATCTGCATTTTGAATGCTTCGTTGACCCGAAGCTAGAACGTCTCCCTATTCCTTTACTTACGCTGCAGCCATTGATTGAAAACGCTATCGTACACGGATTCGAACCGGAGGGGAAACGAATGACGATTCGGGTACGGGGGGAGATTTTCGGACATGACGTCAGGTTTACGGTTGAGGACAACGGAAGAGGAATGCCGGATATTCCTCTTGCAGATATGCTCTTGGAGGCACAGCGTGAACGCCGTGCAGGCCACACGACAAACATTGGGCTCTATAATATTCATCGCAGGCTACAGTACCAGTTTGGTGCAGGCTATGGAATTACAGAGATGAAGGGGAGACCTGGAAAAGGAGTGACCATTACGATTATGCTGCCGGGAGGGAAGCAATATGAATCTGTTGATTGTGGATGA
- a CDS encoding glycerol dehydrogenase, which produces MPQIFISPSKYVQGPAVTSEIGQYVAPLGKKVLILGGIRSIEAVKANIIHSLALHNVQYHIETFQGESSDNEINRMCMIGRNEKADIIIGIGGGKAIDTAKAVGFELDVPVAIVPTIASTDAPCSALSVIYSDEGVFERYLVLPKNPDLVLLDTEVIAHAPVRQLVAGMGDALSTYFEASACARARARNIAGGTMTQAALAIAELCYEILLRDGYKAKIACERKVVTEALSNIVEANTLLSGLGFESAGLAACHAVHNGLTVLEETHPYCHGEKVAFGTLTQLVLENRAMDEIEKVIDFCHLVGLPTTLADIGLENADPKQIRLAAEAACKEGETIYNMDMEITPDKVYAAMMAADALGHVYKQSKETVWMQSSSLVL; this is translated from the coding sequence ATGCCGCAAATCTTCATTTCTCCAAGTAAATATGTGCAAGGACCCGCTGTTACTAGCGAAATTGGGCAATATGTTGCTCCTTTGGGTAAAAAAGTACTGATTTTAGGTGGCATAAGGAGCATCGAAGCTGTAAAAGCGAATATTATTCACAGTCTTGCTCTCCATAATGTACAGTACCACATTGAGACGTTTCAGGGTGAGAGCTCCGACAATGAAATCAATCGAATGTGCATGATCGGACGAAATGAGAAAGCGGATATTATTATTGGCATCGGAGGTGGAAAAGCAATCGATACAGCCAAAGCGGTTGGATTTGAGCTGGATGTTCCGGTCGCAATCGTCCCAACCATTGCTTCCACCGATGCACCGTGTAGCGCACTTTCTGTTATCTACAGCGATGAAGGTGTATTCGAGCGATATCTGGTGCTTCCAAAAAATCCGGATTTGGTGCTGCTTGATACTGAGGTCATCGCCCATGCCCCTGTTCGGCAGTTGGTGGCAGGAATGGGCGACGCTCTTTCCACTTATTTTGAAGCATCCGCCTGTGCTCGTGCCCGTGCAAGAAATATCGCAGGAGGGACGATGACACAGGCTGCCCTGGCCATTGCCGAATTATGCTATGAAATTCTGCTACGGGACGGGTACAAAGCAAAAATCGCCTGTGAACGCAAAGTCGTAACTGAAGCGCTGTCCAATATTGTGGAAGCAAACACGTTACTCAGTGGACTGGGCTTTGAGAGTGCAGGATTGGCCGCCTGCCACGCTGTCCATAACGGGTTAACTGTACTGGAGGAAACGCATCCATACTGTCACGGAGAAAAAGTAGCGTTCGGTACGCTCACTCAGCTTGTGCTAGAGAATCGAGCAATGGACGAAATCGAGAAAGTTATCGATTTCTGTCATCTTGTCGGTCTGCCCACCACACTTGCCGATATTGGACTCGAAAATGCCGATCCGAAGCAAATCCGGCTTGCGGCAGAAGCGGCCTGTAAAGAAGGGGAAACTATCTACAATATGGATATGGAAATTACGCCAGACAAAGTATATGCTGCAATGATGGCTGCTGACGCGTTGGGGCATGTATACAAACAAAGCAAAGAAACCGTATGGATGCAATCCTCCTCCCTTGTGCTGTAA
- a CDS encoding 3D domain-containing protein: MLTPLKKIVVSTVTAGMMVSAPLMAQASMGDQTLRYGMENNDVRELQTALKNRGHFDFHTATGYYGTITVDAVKSFQRAKGLDVDGIAGPQTFKALNTSDENVQQGKVMTVESSAYTANCAGCSGVTSQGINLKENPDAKVISVDPSVIPLGSKVYVEGYGTAIAGDTGGAIKGKKIDVFFPEREQALQWGRKNVTVKVIK; the protein is encoded by the coding sequence ATGCTTACACCGCTGAAGAAAATTGTTGTCTCTACCGTTACCGCCGGAATGATGGTTAGTGCTCCACTTATGGCTCAAGCTTCCATGGGAGATCAAACACTGCGCTATGGCATGGAAAACAATGACGTACGAGAATTGCAGACCGCTTTGAAGAATCGGGGCCACTTTGATTTTCATACAGCAACCGGCTATTATGGCACGATTACTGTTGATGCCGTAAAGTCGTTCCAACGCGCGAAAGGGTTGGATGTCGATGGTATTGCCGGCCCACAAACCTTTAAGGCATTGAATACGTCAGATGAGAATGTACAGCAGGGCAAAGTGATGACGGTTGAAAGCTCGGCCTATACGGCCAATTGTGCGGGCTGTTCTGGAGTAACATCCCAGGGAATTAACTTAAAGGAGAATCCAGATGCCAAAGTGATTTCCGTAGATCCGTCCGTTATTCCGCTCGGTTCCAAGGTTTATGTAGAAGGATATGGCACAGCGATAGCAGGTGATACAGGCGGAGCGATTAAAGGAAAAAAAATCGACGTCTTTTTCCCTGAACGTGAGCAAGCGCTACAGTGGGGACGTAAAAACGTAACGGTAAAGGTGATTAAATAA
- a CDS encoding aminotransferase class V-fold PLP-dependent enzyme, giving the protein MGHPYDSYRSLFPILSTHVYLASCSQSALAQPVSHAIEEYHHHLLTRGNNWSLAMERVKAARRRFADIIGAEPDEVAVLSSASDAISSLATSFSYQQGKNKVICTEMDFPTVGHIWLAQRKFGANVSFIRSSNEIIDTEQYEKEVTHDTLLTCVPHVCYYNGYKQDLGEIADIVHSKNSLLFVDAYQSAGHIPINVREMDIDILVAGTRKYMLGIPGTTFLYIKKNLAERLEPRVTGWLGQEKTAMFDIYKLAPGVGARRFETGTPSFISVYAAHAALELLHSVGVHNIYAYLQEVTCFALEYGREKGICISGSQSVEYRSSLISFYVENASEVERRLKEKNIVVSARNDVIRIAPHFYNTKEEVRYAIDELIDLINGR; this is encoded by the coding sequence GTGGGCCATCCATACGATTCATATCGTTCTTTATTTCCTATATTGTCTACACATGTATATCTCGCCAGTTGTTCTCAAAGTGCGCTGGCTCAACCTGTTTCACATGCGATTGAGGAATATCATCATCATTTGCTTACGAGGGGAAACAATTGGAGTCTTGCGATGGAAAGAGTGAAAGCGGCCAGAAGAAGGTTTGCTGATATAATCGGAGCGGAACCGGACGAGGTTGCTGTATTGTCTTCCGCTTCGGATGCTATTTCTTCGTTGGCTACTTCTTTTTCTTATCAGCAAGGCAAAAATAAAGTCATATGTACGGAAATGGATTTTCCAACTGTCGGCCACATATGGCTTGCACAACGGAAGTTTGGGGCCAATGTATCGTTCATCCGTTCTTCGAACGAAATAATTGATACGGAGCAGTATGAGAAGGAGGTTACACACGATACGCTACTTACGTGTGTGCCGCATGTATGTTATTACAATGGATATAAGCAAGATCTTGGAGAGATTGCTGACATTGTGCATAGTAAAAATTCACTTTTATTCGTCGATGCTTATCAATCGGCGGGCCATATTCCGATTAATGTAAGGGAAATGGATATTGATATATTGGTCGCTGGAACACGTAAGTATATGCTAGGAATTCCAGGGACGACATTTTTATATATAAAAAAGAATCTTGCCGAACGACTTGAGCCCAGGGTGACAGGTTGGCTTGGACAGGAAAAAACAGCAATGTTTGATATCTACAAGCTTGCACCTGGAGTAGGGGCCCGTCGTTTTGAAACCGGAACGCCTTCTTTTATTAGTGTGTATGCAGCGCATGCAGCACTTGAATTGTTGCATAGTGTTGGTGTGCATAACATCTATGCGTATCTTCAGGAAGTGACGTGTTTTGCTTTAGAATATGGGAGGGAGAAAGGCATATGTATATCCGGCTCACAATCTGTTGAATACAGGTCGAGTTTGATATCTTTTTACGTAGAAAATGCATCCGAGGTCGAGAGGCGATTAAAAGAAAAGAATATTGTCGTATCTGCGAGAAACGATGTTATACGAATCGCCCCGCATTTTTACAATACAAAAGAGGAAGTAAGATATGCAATAGATGAACTTATCGATCTTATCAATGGCCGCTAG
- a CDS encoding STAS domain-containing protein, whose translation MNSISTVAKYLTENAQSLAIEIVEDIIYRIKLEIPKEEIEQAIIMYVGFLGFLGSSITCNEDKVPEGLMTWSKKNGEREASLSGKISDIIIRYPVTRVVFTERITEIGVAHGLSVEEVAFIIKRINYMLDISINETILAFERLKDKIIKKAQEEVNELSAPVVPIQDGIAVLPLIGSIDSNRARHLLEKVVPKITQLKVECLIVDFSGIVFIDTTVANHIFKIYDVLRLLGIDVTVTGIRPELAQTVVSGGIDFSSIKTFAHVKQAIENIK comes from the coding sequence ATGAACTCGATTTCAACGGTTGCTAAATACCTTACTGAAAATGCACAATCTTTAGCGATTGAAATCGTTGAAGATATTATTTATAGAATAAAGTTAGAAATCCCAAAAGAAGAAATAGAGCAAGCTATTATTATGTATGTTGGGTTTTTAGGCTTTTTGGGAAGTTCTATTACTTGCAACGAGGATAAAGTACCGGAAGGACTTATGACATGGAGTAAAAAAAATGGAGAGCGTGAAGCGTCTCTAAGCGGAAAAATTTCAGACATTATCATTCGTTACCCGGTTACCCGTGTGGTCTTTACCGAACGCATTACTGAAATCGGTGTAGCTCATGGACTTTCAGTCGAGGAAGTCGCTTTTATTATTAAACGAATTAACTATATGCTCGATATAAGCATTAACGAAACCATTCTTGCCTTTGAACGCCTTAAAGATAAAATTATCAAAAAGGCGCAAGAAGAAGTAAACGAATTATCAGCACCTGTTGTACCTATTCAAGATGGGATTGCCGTTCTCCCGTTAATCGGTTCCATTGATTCTAACCGGGCTAGACATCTTTTAGAGAAAGTTGTCCCTAAAATTACCCAACTAAAGGTTGAGTGTCTTATTGTCGACTTTTCAGGCATCGTATTTATTGATACGACAGTTGCCAATCATATATTTAAGATTTATGATGTTCTTCGCTTATTAGGAATAGACGTCACAGTAACAGGTATACGCCCTGAGCTAGCCCAAACGGTTGTCAGTGGCGGTATAGACTTCTCATCTATCAAAACCTTTGCACATGTTAAGCAAGCGATAGAAAACATTAAATAG
- a CDS encoding fumarylacetoacetate hydrolase family protein → MDGIRNIYCVGRNYRLHAEELGNAVPTSPFLFSKPTHALVEANGQSIRVPGNKGEVHYEAELVLHVARPYEPGMKVEDMVDKMALGIDLTLRDVQSELKKKGHPWLKAKGFPNSAVLTSFHPFPGQEACQEADFSLVKNGETVQRGNTRDMLFDMQTIVEFTAEHFGLGLGDIIYTGTPAGVGPVADGDKMELFFGTEHWGDCVIVLK, encoded by the coding sequence ATGGACGGAATACGTAACATTTATTGTGTGGGAAGAAACTATCGCCTCCACGCGGAAGAGCTAGGGAACGCGGTGCCAACTTCCCCGTTTCTTTTTTCCAAACCGACGCATGCGCTCGTTGAAGCGAACGGACAATCGATTAGGGTGCCTGGAAATAAAGGCGAGGTACATTATGAAGCAGAATTGGTACTTCATGTGGCCCGTCCGTATGAACCAGGCATGAAGGTCGAGGATATGGTAGACAAAATGGCTCTCGGTATTGACCTCACACTGCGTGATGTACAAAGCGAATTGAAAAAGAAAGGTCATCCGTGGCTTAAAGCGAAAGGATTTCCAAATTCGGCCGTACTAACCTCTTTTCATCCGTTTCCCGGACAGGAGGCATGTCAGGAGGCTGATTTTTCTCTTGTGAAAAACGGAGAAACAGTACAGCGAGGTAATACACGCGACATGCTGTTTGACATGCAGACGATTGTCGAGTTCACTGCCGAGCATTTTGGTCTGGGGCTGGGTGATATTATTTATACGGGTACACCGGCTGGCGTCGGTCCAGTGGCAGATGGCGACAAGATGGAGCTTTTCTTTGGTACCGAGCACTGGGGAGATTGTGTTATTGTATTAAAATAA
- a CDS encoding SDR family oxidoreductase, with protein sequence MELKLNGKVALVVASSQGLGRAIAEQLVREGAHVMLTSRHEEKLQQVKAELERFGAGRVAYHRADITSYDEIKSLVQATREAFGKIDILINNAGGPPGGTFEQLEDEQWQQAFELNLLSYIRLIREVLPDMKQEGGRIINIASSSVKQPIPGLILSNTFRLGIVGLAKTLSMELAPYNILVNTVAPGRIATDRVAHLDEMNAERRGVSKEEVEAKAKQAIPLQRYGDPEEFAKVVTFLVSGASTYITGSTLLVDGGMVTSV encoded by the coding sequence ATGGAATTGAAACTAAACGGAAAAGTTGCCCTTGTTGTTGCATCAAGCCAGGGGCTTGGCAGGGCTATTGCGGAACAGCTCGTCAGAGAAGGCGCACATGTTATGCTTACAAGCCGACACGAAGAAAAGTTGCAGCAGGTGAAAGCAGAGCTGGAGCGATTCGGTGCAGGCCGGGTGGCCTATCATCGTGCGGATATTACTAGCTATGACGAAATCAAGTCGCTTGTTCAAGCGACACGTGAAGCATTTGGCAAAATCGATATTCTCATTAATAATGCAGGAGGACCGCCGGGAGGCACGTTCGAGCAGTTGGAAGATGAACAATGGCAACAGGCGTTCGAGCTGAATCTGCTAAGCTATATTCGCTTAATCCGGGAAGTTCTACCGGACATGAAACAGGAAGGCGGCCGAATTATCAATATTGCTTCATCTTCTGTTAAGCAGCCGATCCCGGGACTCATTCTCTCCAATACGTTCCGTCTGGGAATTGTAGGTCTTGCCAAGACGTTGTCGATGGAGTTAGCACCGTATAATATCCTGGTTAATACGGTAGCGCCGGGGCGCATCGCAACGGATCGCGTAGCGCATCTGGACGAGATGAACGCCGAGAGGCGTGGTGTTTCCAAGGAAGAAGTAGAAGCAAAGGCGAAGCAGGCTATTCCGCTTCAAAGGTATGGAGATCCGGAAGAGTTTGCTAAAGTGGTGACGTTTCTCGTTTCAGGAGCAAGTACATATATTACAGGAAGTACGTTGCTTGTCGACGGCGGTATGGTAACGTCTGTCTAG
- a CDS encoding NADPH:quinone oxidoreductase family protein yields the protein MQEKFRALVVDKAESGDVSTEVRELSIDQLPKGEVTIRAAYSSVNYKDGLASIPNGNIARMYPLILGIDVAGTVVTSSDARFKEGDNVLVTGFELGVAHYGGFSEYVRVPAEWVVPLPSGLTLKEAMAYGTAGFTAALSVQRLEESGVTPEEGEVLVTGATGGVGSLAVAMLAEKGYDVVASTGKDAEHGYLRELGVKEIVTREEMSPETFKPIGKPRWAGAVDPVGGKTLAYILSTTKYGGAVAVSGLTGGTSVPTSVFPFILRGVNLLGIDSVYCPMKIRLPLWERMANDLKPNGLEAGIVHEITLNELPQTLACILQGQIRGRAIVKL from the coding sequence ATGCAGGAGAAATTTCGAGCGCTTGTTGTTGATAAAGCAGAATCGGGCGATGTGTCAACAGAAGTCAGAGAGCTTAGCATCGACCAATTACCTAAGGGGGAAGTGACCATTCGTGCTGCCTACTCCAGCGTGAACTACAAGGATGGTCTCGCCAGTATTCCGAATGGCAACATTGCTCGTATGTATCCGTTGATTCTTGGAATCGATGTGGCTGGAACAGTGGTCACTTCTTCGGACGCACGTTTCAAAGAAGGAGATAACGTGCTCGTAACCGGCTTCGAGCTGGGTGTAGCGCATTATGGAGGCTTTAGTGAATATGTACGCGTGCCAGCGGAATGGGTTGTTCCGCTGCCGTCCGGACTTACACTCAAAGAAGCGATGGCCTACGGAACGGCCGGATTTACCGCTGCATTGTCTGTACAGCGCTTGGAAGAAAGTGGGGTTACACCGGAAGAAGGAGAGGTACTGGTAACAGGTGCAACCGGAGGCGTAGGTAGTCTCGCTGTCGCAATGCTGGCTGAAAAAGGATATGATGTGGTCGCCAGTACAGGGAAAGATGCAGAGCACGGATATCTGCGAGAATTGGGCGTTAAAGAAATTGTGACACGGGAAGAAATGTCCCCAGAAACCTTTAAGCCGATTGGCAAGCCGCGCTGGGCAGGGGCGGTTGACCCTGTTGGTGGTAAAACGCTGGCATACATCTTAAGTACAACAAAATACGGAGGCGCGGTAGCGGTCAGTGGATTGACTGGGGGCACCTCTGTCCCGACTTCTGTTTTCCCCTTTATACTACGCGGAGTGAATTTGCTAGGTATCGACTCCGTCTATTGTCCGATGAAGATTCGTCTTCCTCTGTGGGAGCGGATGGCAAACGATTTGAAGCCAAACGGATTGGAAGCTGGTATTGTACACGAGATTACGCTGAATGAACTGCCACAGACGCTTGCATGTATTTTGCAAGGACAGATACGTGGACGTGCCATTGTGAAATTATAA